Proteins from a genomic interval of Psychrobacter fulvigenes:
- a CDS encoding aldehyde dehydrogenase family protein, whose protein sequence is MSNYNNLHHNYINGEWRDGTSSHEIVTSNPFTGEEIATFKAASLDDLNESYEALEKAQQQWRETNPYAMSQIIEQAAQVMINRRAELIDLLVRESGSTVIKANVEVDACIGVIKVAAEYPFLLETTVARSAVPNKINHIIRKPAGVVTVIGPFNFPMFLAMRSVVTALASGNTVLLKPASTTPITGGILLAKIFEEAGLPAGALSVVVPKTSEIGDALYTHPIPNIISFTGSTEVGQRIGEMAGREIKRSILELGGNNAFVVLEDADVDYAARSAVFGRFLHSGQICMSVNRIIVHESVFDEFAEKFVKYTKGLKVGDPSQADVLVGPLIDEHEAKRVEEAVKRAIEEGAEMLLEGKREGALVYPYVLKGSNGVYSARTEMFGPVATLISHTGDEDALRLANDTSAGLSGAVHSADIARAQKFAAGWKTGMVHINDQSVNDEPRIAFGGEKASGVGRFGRHITFDEFTTYQWVSVQTQQRPYPV, encoded by the coding sequence ATGTCTAACTATAACAATCTACATCATAACTACATCAATGGTGAATGGCGCGATGGTACCTCAAGCCACGAAATCGTAACCAGTAACCCCTTCACTGGTGAAGAGATTGCAACCTTCAAAGCCGCCAGCCTAGACGATCTCAACGAATCTTATGAGGCGCTTGAAAAGGCACAACAACAGTGGCGTGAGACCAACCCTTATGCCATGAGCCAAATTATCGAGCAAGCAGCGCAAGTAATGATAAATCGCCGTGCAGAGCTCATTGATTTACTGGTACGTGAGTCTGGCTCTACCGTGATAAAAGCCAATGTTGAAGTCGATGCTTGTATTGGCGTGATTAAAGTTGCAGCAGAATATCCGTTTTTATTGGAAACTACCGTTGCGCGCTCAGCCGTCCCCAATAAAATAAACCACATCATTCGTAAACCTGCCGGAGTAGTGACCGTCATCGGTCCCTTTAACTTCCCAATGTTCCTAGCTATGCGCTCAGTCGTAACAGCCTTAGCCAGTGGCAACACGGTATTGCTAAAGCCTGCCTCTACCACGCCGATTACCGGTGGTATCCTACTGGCCAAAATATTTGAAGAAGCAGGATTGCCAGCGGGTGCGCTATCAGTTGTTGTACCCAAGACATCTGAGATTGGCGATGCCCTCTATACACATCCAATTCCCAATATTATCTCCTTTACAGGCTCTACTGAAGTCGGACAGCGCATAGGAGAAATGGCAGGTCGTGAAATCAAACGCTCCATCTTAGAGCTTGGTGGTAACAATGCGTTTGTCGTTCTAGAAGATGCCGATGTTGATTATGCCGCGCGCTCAGCGGTCTTTGGTCGCTTCTTGCACAGTGGTCAGATTTGTATGTCAGTGAACCGCATCATCGTTCATGAATCTGTCTTTGATGAGTTTGCAGAAAAGTTTGTCAAATATACTAAAGGCCTAAAAGTAGGTGATCCTTCACAAGCGGATGTACTGGTCGGACCCCTAATCGACGAGCATGAAGCGAAGCGTGTTGAAGAAGCTGTCAAGCGGGCAATCGAAGAGGGTGCGGAAATGCTACTTGAAGGCAAACGCGAAGGCGCTCTTGTCTATCCGTATGTCTTAAAAGGCAGCAATGGTGTCTATTCTGCCCGTACCGAAATGTTCGGTCCTGTCGCCACCTTGATTTCGCATACAGGTGATGAAGATGCCCTGCGTCTGGCCAATGACACCAGTGCAGGCTTGAGCGGCGCAGTGCACTCTGCTGATATCGCCCGTGCGCAGAAGTTTGCCGCTGGCTGGAAGACGGGCATGGTTCATATCAATGACCAGAGTGTCAATGATGAGCCGCGCATTGCCTTTGGTGGCGAAAAGGCCTCAGGTGTTGGCCGTTTCGGTCGCCATATCACTTTTGATGAGTTCACCACTTATCAGTGGGTGTCGGTACAGACTCAGCAACGTCCGTATCCAGTTTAA
- a CDS encoding acyl-CoA dehydrogenase C-terminal domain-containing protein, with protein MRNYNAPLQEMQFLLTEVFEAPSFWQANESLSHIDMDTVNMVLEELAKFTKNVLLPLNRSGDEEGVGFSHDSEGYGKVTTPTGFKQAYEQYKDAGWIGLGATSEYGGQGFPKMVSMFQEEMMFSANQAFALYPNLALGAGLCLLESTSEELKNIYLEKIYSGEWAGTMCLTEAHAGTDLGLIKTKAVPNKEGSYDITGSKIFITAGDHDLTENIIHLVLAKTPGAPAGSKGTSLFIVPKYLVEKDDNGDYQSGERNAASVGSVEHKMGVKGSATCVLNFDKAKGWMVGEENTGLASMFIIMNYERLAIGVQGISVTELAYQNAVAYANDRLQCRSDSGIKNPDKPADALIHHADVRRMLLNAKSHAEVSRCFAMYVAKQLDIAKYSNDKQIVETANNRVALLTPITKAFLSDKGFEATVDCQQVFGGHGYIREWGMEQIVRDARIAQIYEGANGIQALDLLGRKVARDSGAMLFDFLAEIRGYIANMQAEHGIKQATLNAANDIECLTKTLLMNINERKDEVNGCAVNYLHAVGYLCFAYMYVMIVKTCQGKDEVFYANKLKLADYFIDHILPRMQSNIAMAQAGSESMMAFDLAYFNHM; from the coding sequence ATGCGTAACTACAACGCTCCTTTACAAGAAATGCAATTTTTACTTACCGAAGTTTTTGAGGCACCATCATTTTGGCAAGCGAATGAAAGCCTCAGTCACATTGACATGGATACTGTAAACATGGTACTTGAGGAGTTAGCGAAATTCACTAAAAACGTCCTGCTGCCATTAAACCGTAGTGGTGATGAAGAAGGTGTGGGCTTTTCGCACGATTCAGAAGGCTATGGCAAGGTAACGACGCCAACAGGGTTCAAACAAGCTTATGAACAGTATAAAGATGCAGGCTGGATTGGCTTAGGTGCAACGTCAGAATATGGCGGGCAAGGTTTTCCTAAGATGGTATCTATGTTTCAAGAAGAGATGATGTTTAGTGCCAATCAAGCTTTTGCACTTTATCCCAATCTTGCCCTAGGTGCAGGTCTATGTCTATTAGAATCAACTTCTGAAGAATTAAAAAATATTTATCTAGAGAAAATATACTCAGGTGAATGGGCAGGCACTATGTGCTTGACCGAAGCACATGCGGGCACGGATTTAGGACTTATCAAAACCAAAGCGGTTCCTAATAAAGAAGGAAGCTACGATATTACGGGAAGTAAAATCTTTATTACCGCTGGCGACCATGACTTGACTGAAAATATTATCCATTTGGTATTAGCGAAAACGCCAGGCGCACCTGCTGGTTCTAAGGGTACTTCTTTATTTATTGTGCCGAAATACTTGGTTGAAAAAGACGACAATGGTGACTATCAGAGTGGTGAGCGCAACGCTGCCTCTGTCGGTTCTGTCGAGCATAAAATGGGTGTCAAAGGCTCAGCCACTTGTGTCTTAAATTTTGACAAGGCCAAGGGTTGGATGGTGGGTGAGGAAAACACGGGGCTTGCCTCTATGTTCATTATCATGAACTACGAACGTCTCGCTATTGGGGTTCAAGGAATTAGTGTCACAGAGTTGGCTTATCAAAATGCAGTCGCCTATGCTAATGATCGATTACAATGTCGTAGTGACTCAGGTATAAAAAACCCTGATAAGCCAGCAGATGCTTTAATCCACCATGCAGATGTACGTCGGATGCTGCTCAATGCAAAATCCCATGCCGAAGTCTCTCGTTGCTTTGCGATGTATGTTGCCAAACAGTTGGATATTGCAAAATATAGTAATGACAAGCAAATCGTCGAAACTGCAAATAATCGTGTTGCTTTATTGACACCGATCACTAAAGCCTTTTTGAGCGATAAAGGCTTCGAAGCAACGGTTGACTGCCAGCAGGTATTTGGCGGTCATGGTTATATTCGTGAGTGGGGCATGGAGCAGATTGTGCGCGACGCTCGAATTGCACAGATTTATGAAGGCGCTAACGGCATTCAGGCATTAGATTTATTAGGGCGAAAAGTTGCCAGAGATAGTGGCGCAATGCTTTTTGATTTTTTAGCTGAAATACGCGGTTATATTGCGAACATGCAAGCCGAGCATGGCATCAAACAGGCCACATTGAATGCTGCCAATGATATTGAATGTTTGACCAAAACGTTATTAATGAACATCAATGAGCGTAAAGATGAAGTGAATGGCTGTGCCGTGAATTACTTACATGCTGTCGGTTATCTTTGTTTTGCTTATATGTATGTGATGATCGTGAAGACCTGCCAAGGCAAGGATGAAGTGTTTTATGCTAATAAATTGAAATTGGCAGATTATTTTATCGATCATATTTTACCTCGTATGCAGTCAAATATAGCAATGGCTCAAGCAGGAAGTGAGTCTATGATGGCCTTTGACTTGGCCTATTTTAATCATATGTGA
- a CDS encoding TRAP transporter substrate-binding protein: MSLTACDSGSKTKGSDSDEVVVLRMSHFMPAPSAMNTQAFEPWAKKIEEESNGRIKIENSPSSTLSKASETYDAAVNGRVDIGIQLQGYTSGRFPISQIAELPGMSNSASQMSCLMQTLYDSGTISSEYEDSHVLALYGLGPGVLHSTKLIATPEDMKGLRIRRPSAVAGDIIEIMGAAPVGLPANDIYTSLQRGVIDGLSLPWDGVPIFRVNELIDNHTNIPLYSSSFVMNMNQAKYDSLPDDLKKVLDDNSGMIFSKMVGDVISKMDIEALQDAKEAGSTIVDILDPLNDPAWSGPLKQGTQKYLDSVSRDGADADAIYKKVKEASDFCKV; this comes from the coding sequence ATGAGCCTAACGGCTTGTGATAGTGGTTCAAAAACTAAAGGTTCTGATTCTGATGAAGTGGTTGTATTACGTATGTCGCACTTTATGCCTGCTCCATCAGCAATGAATACTCAAGCATTTGAACCTTGGGCTAAAAAAATAGAAGAAGAGTCGAATGGCCGTATTAAAATCGAAAACTCTCCTAGCTCCACACTAAGTAAAGCGTCTGAGACTTATGATGCAGCAGTGAATGGTAGGGTAGACATTGGTATACAGCTGCAAGGTTATACCAGTGGTCGTTTTCCAATATCACAAATTGCTGAATTACCTGGTATGTCAAACTCAGCTTCGCAGATGAGCTGTCTTATGCAGACATTATATGATAGCGGTACTATCTCTAGTGAATATGAAGACTCTCACGTCTTAGCTCTATATGGTCTGGGTCCGGGTGTGCTACATAGCACTAAGTTAATCGCCACACCTGAAGATATGAAAGGCTTGCGTATCCGCCGCCCATCTGCCGTAGCTGGTGACATCATAGAAATTATGGGCGCAGCACCTGTAGGATTACCTGCGAACGATATTTACACTTCTCTACAGCGTGGCGTCATCGATGGACTGAGCTTGCCATGGGATGGTGTGCCAATATTTCGTGTAAACGAACTCATTGATAATCACACTAATATTCCCTTGTATTCATCAAGCTTTGTTATGAATATGAACCAAGCAAAGTATGATTCATTACCTGATGACTTGAAAAAAGTACTGGATGATAACTCGGGTATGATTTTTTCTAAAATGGTAGGTGATGTGATTAGTAAAATGGATATAGAAGCACTCCAAGATGCTAAAGAGGCAGGCAGTACTATCGTTGATATTCTTGACCCACTAAATGACCCTGCTTGGTCGGGACCATTAAAGCAAGGAACCCAAAAATATCTTGATTCAGTGAGTCGAGATGGTGCCGATGCTGATGCAATATATAAAAAAGTAAAAGAAGCCAGTGATTTTTGTAAGGTTTAA
- a CDS encoding IS3 family transposase (programmed frameshift), with protein MPRYSEERKQAILSKLLPPLSLSVAEVSRSEGIGLQTLYNWRAQAREQGHPMPTNHKTPDDWSSETKLATIIETATLSESELSEYCRSKGLYVEQIKAWRTDALQGFSSSKQQSLKDKRQQQSDRKQIKQLTRELARKEKALAETAALLVLRKKLGCVLGGARGRLTSLPERKQYIAWIQETNQSGARLNLACIEVGISIRTYRRWYRAGHVNGDKRCDAVRQAPKNKLSASEQAAIIAVCNQPRFASLPPTQIVPTLLDEGIYHGSESTFYRVLRQHEQLAHRGRALAPKASSAPKTFTATGPCQVFCWDITYLPSPVRGQFYYLYMIEDVYSRKIVGWEVYDHESGVLAAQLLERTLISENALHTGVVLHSDNGAPMKAQTMRMKAYELGVLTSYSRPRVSNDNPFAESLFKTCKYRPNWPTEGFKSVEAARRWMLSFTRWYNNEHKHSQLNFVTPNQRHTGEDKEVLAKRLLTMQRAKDENPIRWGTQEVRNCEPVGPTTLNPVKEQQQQRLQAA; from the exons ATGCCACGATATAGCGAAGAACGTAAACAGGCTATACTCAGCAAACTGCTACCCCCGCTGAGCCTAAGTGTTGCCGAGGTTTCAAGAAGTGAAGGCATCGGATTACAGACCCTGTATAATTGGCGTGCCCAAGCTAGAGAACAAGGTCACCCCATGCCAACGAACCATAAAACCCCTGATGACTGGTCAAGCGAAACCAAGCTTGCCACCATTATAGAGACGGCCACCCTAAGCGAGAGTGAACTTAGCGAATACTGCCGCAGCAAAGGCCTATATGTTGAGCAAATCAAAGCGTGGCGTACTGACGCCTTACAAGGCTTTAGCAGCAGCAAACAACAAAGCCTGAAAGACAAGCGTCAGCAGCAGAGCGATCGCAAACAGATCAAACAACTCACCCGAGAGCTTGCTCGAAAAGAAAAGGCTTTAGCTGAAACTGCCGCCTTACTGGTACTGCGAAAAAAGCTGG GATGCGTTTTGGGAGGAGCGCGAGGACGACTGACCTCGCTTCCAGAGCGCAAACAATACATCGCATGGATACAAGAAACCAATCAATCAGGTGCCAGACTTAACCTTGCCTGTATTGAAGTTGGCATTAGCATCCGCACCTATCGGCGCTGGTACCGCGCAGGTCACGTGAATGGTGATAAACGGTGTGACGCCGTGCGCCAAGCTCCTAAGAATAAACTGAGCGCCTCTGAACAAGCCGCCATTATTGCCGTGTGCAATCAGCCCCGCTTTGCCAGTCTGCCGCCCACCCAAATTGTACCGACCCTGCTTGATGAGGGGATATATCATGGCTCAGAGTCTACCTTTTATCGGGTGCTGAGGCAGCATGAGCAATTGGCTCACCGCGGTCGTGCACTTGCCCCTAAAGCCTCAAGCGCCCCAAAGACCTTTACTGCCACTGGCCCTTGCCAAGTGTTCTGCTGGGATATCACCTATCTGCCAAGTCCGGTACGGGGTCAGTTCTATTATTTGTACATGATAGAGGATGTCTATAGCCGTAAAATTGTTGGCTGGGAGGTTTATGACCACGAGTCAGGTGTACTGGCAGCTCAGCTGCTTGAGCGTACTTTAATCAGTGAGAATGCATTGCACACTGGGGTGGTGCTACACTCAGACAATGGGGCACCGATGAAAGCTCAAACCATGCGCATGAAAGCGTATGAGCTTGGGGTACTCACCTCTTACAGCAGACCGCGTGTCAGTAATGACAACCCGTTTGCAGAGTCTTTATTTAAAACCTGCAAGTATCGCCCTAATTGGCCCACCGAAGGCTTTAAAAGCGTTGAGGCGGCAAGACGATGGATGCTGAGCTTCACGCGCTGGTACAACAATGAGCATAAGCACAGTCAGCTTAACTTTGTGACGCCCAATCAGCGCCATACGGGTGAGGATAAGGAAGTACTGGCGAAGCGTCTGCTCACGATGCAGCGCGCTAAAGATGAAAACCCGATACGCTGGGGAACTCAGGAGGTGAGGAACTGCGAGCCTGTAGGGCCAACAACGCTAAACCCTGTAAAAGAGCAACAACAGCAAAGATTACAAGCCGCTTAA
- a CDS encoding MBL fold metallo-hydrolase: protein MNKIMKWISLFVIFTFSASLAQAETRVIMLGTGTPVPNAERAGSGLAIIYDNEAYLFDAGHGTVQRAIQAWKTMNAPELNPPMIKHVFLSHLHSDHTMDYSELAATYWWRRENRLNAYGPKGLQDMTNGYYEMQKLDIDLRTGGNQPVSDPTMYKVAVNEIPKDGIVFDNNNVTVEAFSVNHGDIEPAYGYKITTPDKTIVFSGDTTYSETLTEKAKGVDILIHEVISEKGWKALTPDWQAYHHSSHTLTSELAKIANKAKPNLLVLTHVLHYGAPIETAYSEIKALYNGEVVLANDLDEY from the coding sequence ATGAACAAAATTATGAAATGGATCTCGCTTTTCGTTATCTTTACGTTCTCAGCAAGCCTGGCACAAGCTGAAACTCGAGTCATTATGCTCGGGACGGGTACGCCTGTACCCAATGCTGAACGAGCTGGTTCGGGACTCGCTATTATTTATGACAATGAAGCATATTTGTTCGATGCAGGCCATGGGACAGTGCAACGTGCCATTCAAGCGTGGAAAACTATGAATGCGCCTGAATTAAATCCCCCCATGATCAAGCATGTTTTCTTGTCACACCTACATAGCGATCATACTATGGATTATTCAGAGTTAGCTGCTACCTACTGGTGGAGGCGTGAGAATCGATTAAATGCATACGGACCAAAGGGTCTGCAAGATATGACCAATGGCTATTATGAGATGCAGAAACTAGATATAGACCTACGTACTGGTGGTAATCAGCCTGTCAGTGACCCAACCATGTATAAAGTTGCAGTGAATGAAATTCCCAAAGACGGTATTGTTTTTGATAACAACAATGTCACAGTAGAAGCCTTTAGCGTTAATCATGGTGATATAGAACCTGCCTATGGTTATAAAATAACGACCCCTGATAAGACGATAGTTTTTTCAGGCGATACGACTTACAGTGAGACCCTAACCGAAAAAGCAAAAGGTGTGGATATCTTAATTCATGAAGTCATCAGTGAGAAAGGTTGGAAAGCTTTAACGCCTGATTGGCAAGCTTATCACCATTCATCTCATACTTTGACCAGCGAACTGGCCAAAATAGCCAACAAAGCTAAGCCCAACTTACTGGTCTTAACTCATGTTTTACATTATGGCGCCCCTATTGAAACGGCTTATTCAGAGATAAAAGCGCTTTATAATGGGGAAGTGGTGTTAGCAAATGATCTAGATGAGTACTAG
- a CDS encoding MarR family winged helix-turn-helix transcriptional regulator — MKNIALDKLISNAPTVSYSIGKLDKLIHQQLSEALSEMGVSLPQFTMLSNLHLHGEMANAKLASRSFISPQASNQIIKTMEEKGWISKCDDPNHGRILLIGLTSEGQEIYERCKVKSMEFENKMLAGIPAENVLMLKATVQRLIANLKEDA; from the coding sequence TTGAAAAACATAGCACTAGATAAGCTTATCAGCAATGCCCCAACCGTGAGTTATAGTATAGGAAAACTAGATAAGCTTATTCATCAACAGCTTAGCGAAGCACTATCAGAAATGGGAGTGAGCTTACCCCAGTTTACCATGCTATCAAATCTACACCTACATGGTGAGATGGCAAATGCTAAATTGGCTTCACGTTCATTTATCAGTCCTCAAGCCTCTAATCAAATCATTAAAACGATGGAAGAAAAGGGGTGGATAAGCAAATGTGATGATCCTAATCATGGACGTATTCTCCTTATTGGACTGACGTCAGAAGGGCAGGAAATCTATGAAAGATGTAAGGTGAAATCGATGGAGTTTGAGAATAAAATGTTGGCAGGGATACCAGCTGAGAATGTGCTAATGCTAAAAGCCACTGTCCAACGATTGATAGCGAATCTCAAAGAGGATGCTTAA
- a CDS encoding feruloyl-CoA synthase has protein sequence MAQFTYHSYPERAVSVGSHEVSVHYKSAQEGEIIYINAVEELQDYPECLFDKLYEYAEKYPDRILIAQRELNTETGERGDWIEITYSEVLQKTRNIAQALLEYDLSAENPLMILSENSLEVFLLMFGAMLAGAPFTLIAPAYSLLAKTPDKLQYVIDKLTPALFYAGDGKGFLRQLKACGQLDKPIITSTGDLDGESCLHFNDFVMTNATEEVEQKHHQINTDSIVKFLFTSGSTGDPKVVPTTHRMLCSNQQMLKQTLRLTEEEPLVLIDWLSWYHTFGGSHNLGVALYNGGTFYIDDGRPVVGKFDETIRNLKEISPSKYFNVPIGWAMLANALEEDKVLRDNFFKNIDLYFFGGAGLSPELWQQLCDISYQHCGEKIRIMAGLGMTETSPSCTFTTGPSNATASFVGFPAPGVEIKLVPVQDKLELRIRGPHVMSGYWRHDSTDPNISASFDEEGFYCTGDGLVFYNPDDPLEGLVYDGRIAEDFKLMTGTFVNVGELRGRIVMQGLDLIEDAVLTGEGKSEIGALVFIKEKAARKLTGLSDAELKEVLEHDKVQTWFSDFMNKINDGCDASSKRIARIYLMENQASVVEGEKTDKGTLNQRKLRNNRKQELNALYGQEVDKLRFLAK, from the coding sequence ATGGCCCAATTTACCTATCATAGCTACCCAGAAAGAGCGGTTTCTGTTGGTAGTCACGAAGTTTCAGTTCACTATAAAAGCGCACAAGAAGGCGAGATTATTTATATCAACGCTGTTGAGGAACTGCAGGACTATCCAGAGTGTCTATTCGATAAACTATATGAGTATGCTGAAAAATATCCTGACAGAATACTTATCGCCCAACGTGAGCTCAATACCGAAACGGGTGAACGCGGCGACTGGATAGAAATCACCTACAGTGAAGTACTACAGAAGACTCGAAACATCGCTCAAGCATTGCTTGAATACGACCTTTCAGCAGAAAACCCACTGATGATATTGTCTGAAAACTCATTGGAAGTATTCTTGCTGATGTTTGGTGCCATGCTTGCTGGCGCTCCTTTCACTTTGATCGCACCTGCTTATTCATTACTCGCCAAAACGCCTGATAAGTTGCAATACGTAATTGATAAACTCACACCAGCGCTGTTTTATGCTGGTGATGGCAAGGGTTTTTTACGTCAGCTCAAGGCGTGTGGTCAGCTAGATAAACCTATCATCACCTCGACAGGAGACCTTGATGGCGAATCATGCCTTCATTTCAACGACTTTGTGATGACGAACGCAACTGAGGAAGTTGAGCAAAAACATCATCAGATCAACACCGATAGTATTGTAAAATTCCTGTTTACCTCAGGTTCGACAGGCGATCCTAAGGTGGTACCGACTACCCATCGTATGCTGTGTAGTAACCAACAAATGCTTAAGCAAACGCTACGCTTAACAGAAGAAGAGCCGCTGGTGCTGATTGATTGGTTGAGCTGGTATCATACTTTTGGAGGTAGTCACAACCTTGGCGTTGCCTTATATAATGGCGGGACTTTTTATATTGATGATGGCCGTCCTGTCGTAGGTAAATTTGACGAGACAATTCGTAATCTTAAAGAGATTTCTCCAAGCAAATACTTCAACGTACCAATAGGCTGGGCTATGCTTGCCAATGCTTTGGAAGAAGATAAGGTATTGCGAGATAACTTTTTCAAAAACATTGACTTATACTTTTTTGGTGGAGCAGGATTGTCGCCAGAGCTTTGGCAACAACTTTGTGACATCAGCTACCAACACTGCGGCGAAAAAATTCGCATTATGGCAGGGTTGGGCATGACTGAAACCTCACCATCTTGTACTTTTACAACAGGCCCATCGAATGCTACTGCCAGTTTTGTTGGTTTTCCTGCTCCTGGAGTTGAGATCAAACTTGTTCCTGTACAGGACAAACTAGAGTTACGTATTAGAGGGCCACATGTTATGTCAGGGTATTGGCGACATGACTCTACTGACCCCAATATTTCTGCTAGCTTTGATGAAGAAGGTTTTTACTGTACAGGGGATGGGCTAGTGTTTTATAACCCTGACGATCCTTTAGAGGGCTTGGTATATGACGGCCGTATTGCTGAAGACTTTAAATTAATGACAGGTACTTTTGTCAATGTTGGGGAGTTAAGAGGCCGCATAGTAATGCAAGGCCTTGATTTGATTGAAGACGCAGTATTGACTGGTGAAGGAAAAAGCGAAATCGGTGCTTTGGTATTTATAAAAGAAAAAGCCGCTCGGAAGCTAACAGGGCTGAGCGATGCCGAGCTAAAAGAGGTGCTAGAACACGATAAAGTACAAACATGGTTTAGCGACTTTATGAACAAGATTAACGATGGGTGTGACGCGAGTTCAAAAAGGATCGCCCGTATCTATCTGATGGAAAATCAAGCCAGTGTTGTTGAAGGTGAGAAAACAGATAAGGGAACGCTCAATCAACGAAAATTACGCAACAATAGAAAGCAAGAACTCAATGCATTATACGGACAAGAAGTAGATAAATTGAGGTTTTTAGCCAAATAG
- a CDS encoding p-hydroxycinnamoyl CoA hydratase/lyase: protein MSDYENRWTTVKVEVNENIAWVTLNRPDQRNSMSPTLNREMIEVLETLEQDPDAGVVVITGEGSAWTAGMDLKEYFRETDGQPEIAQEKARRDACRWQWQLLRMYNKPTIAMVNGWCFGGAFSPLVACDLAYCADEATFGLSEINWGIPPGNLVSKAMADTVGHRESLYYIMTGEPFKGKKAEQMGLVNKSVPLDELKAEVEKVAKVLLEKNPVVLRYAKNGFKRCRELTWDQNEDYLYAKLDQCLMRDPENGRAEGMRQFLDEKSIKPGLQTYKR, encoded by the coding sequence ATGTCAGATTATGAAAATCGCTGGACAACCGTCAAAGTAGAAGTAAACGAAAACATTGCTTGGGTGACACTAAATCGTCCGGATCAGCGCAACAGCATGAGTCCAACGCTTAACCGAGAAATGATAGAGGTGTTAGAGACTCTAGAGCAAGATCCAGATGCAGGTGTGGTCGTTATTACAGGCGAAGGTAGTGCTTGGACTGCAGGTATGGATCTCAAAGAGTATTTCCGTGAGACAGATGGGCAACCTGAAATTGCTCAAGAGAAAGCGCGTAGAGACGCTTGTAGATGGCAGTGGCAGCTTTTACGTATGTACAATAAGCCGACCATTGCTATGGTAAACGGTTGGTGTTTCGGTGGTGCTTTTTCGCCACTAGTCGCTTGTGATCTAGCTTATTGTGCCGATGAAGCAACCTTTGGTCTATCAGAAATCAACTGGGGTATCCCTCCAGGCAACCTCGTTAGCAAAGCGATGGCAGACACTGTGGGTCACCGCGAGTCTTTATATTACATTATGACGGGCGAACCATTTAAAGGTAAAAAAGCGGAACAAATGGGTTTGGTAAATAAGAGTGTGCCACTTGATGAGCTGAAAGCTGAAGTAGAGAAAGTTGCAAAAGTTCTTTTAGAGAAAAACCCAGTGGTTCTACGCTATGCAAAAAATGGTTTTAAGCGCTGCCGAGAGCTTACTTGGGATCAAAACGAAGACTATCTCTACGCTAAGCTTGATCAGTGTCTCATGCGTGATCCAGAAAATGGTCGTGCTGAAGGTATGCGTCAGTTCCTTGACGAAAAAAGCATCAAACCAGGATTACAAACCTATAAGCGTTAA